A genome region from Thermoanaerobacterium xylanolyticum LX-11 includes the following:
- a CDS encoding hydrolase — MDNLSIPEIVSPLRQKMVRVPEVIQNVSGIKIHGKVIKSILFTTDIAIIRNTNANAILAVYPFTPQPVITHAIIMASDIPVFSGVGGGLTQGKRVVNLALDAEFQGAMGVVVNAPTANDIIKKIRATIDIPIIVTIVSENEDIKGRVDAGATILNISGAKKTPQIVKRVRDICPNIPIIATGGPTDETIMETIEAGANAISYTPPTNAEIFSHVMDKYREERQ; from the coding sequence ATGGATAATTTGTCAATACCTGAGATAGTGTCGCCTTTGAGACAGAAGATGGTTAGAGTTCCGGAGGTTATACAAAATGTTTCAGGCATAAAAATACATGGCAAAGTTATAAAGTCAATACTTTTTACTACAGACATAGCTATAATAAGAAACACAAATGCAAATGCCATATTAGCAGTTTATCCTTTTACACCACAGCCTGTCATTACACACGCTATAATTATGGCGTCAGACATTCCTGTGTTTAGCGGTGTCGGGGGTGGACTTACACAAGGCAAGAGAGTGGTCAATTTGGCACTTGATGCGGAATTCCAAGGCGCTATGGGTGTTGTCGTCAATGCACCTACTGCAAATGATATAATCAAAAAGATAAGGGCTACAATCGACATACCGATAATAGTAACCATCGTCTCAGAAAATGAAGACATAAAAGGCCGCGTAGATGCAGGGGCAACGATTTTAAATATTTCAGGCGCAAAAAAGACGCCGCAGATTGTGAAAAGGGTAAGAGACATTTGCCCAAATATACCGATAATTGCTACAGGAGGGCCTACAGATGAGACGATAATGGAGACGATAGAAGCTGGTGCAAATGCTATTTCGTACACACCCCCAACAAATGCGGAGATATTTTCACACGTAATGGATAAATACAGAGAGGAAAGGCAGTAA
- the ltaE gene encoding low-specificity L-threonine aldolase, producing MEYIDLRSDTVTLPTQEMRDAMYKALVGDDVYGEDPTVKKLEEMAADIMGKEDAMFVTSGTQGNQVSVMTHTHHGNEIILEEKCHIITYEVGGIGYLSGVQAKTIRGINGIMDPKDVLNSIRTDDIHFPKTSLICLENTHNKAGGTVIPLSNMKEIYEIAKEHDIPVHLDGARIFNAATYLNVDVKEIARYADSVMFCLSKGLCAPVGSIVAGSKDFIKKARKYRKMLGGGLRQAGILAAAGIVALEKMTKRLAEDHENARLLAEGLNNIKGIKVDMSTVQTNIVMSDISATGLTGAQLSSKLLNYGIKVNGGNDYAVRFVTHYYIKKDHIDKVLHAISTILKEQ from the coding sequence ATGGAATACATCGATTTAAGAAGCGACACAGTCACGTTGCCAACTCAGGAAATGAGAGATGCCATGTACAAAGCTTTAGTAGGCGACGATGTTTATGGTGAAGATCCCACTGTAAAGAAGCTTGAAGAAATGGCAGCAGATATTATGGGAAAAGAAGATGCAATGTTTGTGACAAGCGGGACACAAGGAAACCAAGTATCTGTCATGACACATACACATCACGGCAACGAAATAATACTGGAAGAAAAATGCCATATAATTACGTATGAAGTCGGTGGAATAGGATATCTATCAGGGGTGCAAGCTAAAACTATACGAGGAATAAATGGTATTATGGACCCGAAAGATGTTCTAAACTCCATCAGGACAGATGACATCCATTTTCCAAAGACAAGTCTTATATGTCTGGAAAACACCCACAATAAAGCAGGTGGTACAGTTATACCACTAAGCAATATGAAGGAAATTTATGAGATAGCAAAAGAACACGATATACCTGTTCATTTAGACGGAGCAAGGATTTTCAACGCAGCCACATACCTAAATGTGGACGTAAAGGAAATAGCAAGATACGCTGACAGCGTAATGTTTTGTCTGTCAAAAGGACTTTGTGCACCCGTAGGTTCCATTGTGGCCGGCAGTAAAGATTTCATTAAAAAGGCCAGAAAGTACCGCAAAATGTTGGGTGGTGGTTTAAGACAAGCTGGGATTTTAGCTGCAGCAGGAATTGTAGCACTTGAAAAGATGACAAAGAGATTAGCAGAAGATCACGAAAACGCAAGGCTTTTAGCAGAAGGCTTAAATAACATAAAAGGCATAAAAGTTGACATGTCGACAGTTCAAACAAATATCGTCATGTCTGACATATCTGCAACAGGTCTTACAGGAGCACAATTATCCTCAAAACTTTTAAATTACGGGATTAAGGTAAACGGCGGCAATGACTACGCCGTAAGATTTGTAACACACTATTACATCAAAAAAGACCATATTGACAAGGTCCTTCACGCCATAAGCACAATATTAAAAGAGCAATAA
- a CDS encoding aldo/keto reductase yields MQYREFGNTGVKVSALGFGAMRLPTIGGDNSKIDEEEAIKMIRYAIDNGVNYVDTAYPYHNGQSEIVVGKALKDGYREKTYLATKLPSWLVNEKEDMDKYLNEQLKKLDVDYIDFYLLHALDKERWEKYKRLDVFSWMEKVKKEGKVKFIGFSFHDEYNVFKGIIDDYDKWDFCQIQYNYMDINNQAGLKGLKYAASKGLAVIVMEPIRGGKLAGDPPEAIKELWNSASVKRTPAEWALQWVWNHPEVSLVLSGMSTMEQVKQNIESASRSKANGLTENEVKLVDKVRETYERLSPVGCTACNYCMPCPNGVNIPKNFAVYNEAHMYNNYDEALRNYNNLNEGKASSCIECGECETKCPQHLTIIDYLKDVRRYFKDAV; encoded by the coding sequence ATGCAGTATAGAGAATTTGGCAATACAGGTGTTAAGGTTTCAGCATTGGGTTTTGGCGCAATGAGATTGCCTACAATAGGCGGAGACAACAGCAAGATCGATGAAGAAGAAGCTATAAAGATGATAAGATATGCTATAGATAATGGCGTTAACTACGTTGATACTGCATATCCGTACCACAATGGGCAAAGTGAGATTGTGGTAGGCAAAGCTTTAAAAGACGGATACAGGGAAAAGACGTATTTAGCTACAAAACTTCCGTCATGGCTTGTTAATGAAAAAGAAGATATGGATAAATACCTGAATGAACAACTAAAAAAACTGGACGTTGACTACATAGATTTTTACCTTCTACACGCATTGGATAAAGAGAGATGGGAGAAGTACAAAAGACTTGATGTGTTTAGCTGGATGGAAAAGGTCAAGAAAGAAGGCAAAGTCAAATTCATAGGTTTTTCTTTCCATGACGAATACAACGTTTTTAAAGGCATAATCGATGATTACGATAAATGGGATTTTTGTCAGATACAGTACAACTACATGGATATAAACAATCAAGCGGGCTTAAAAGGGCTTAAGTATGCTGCGTCAAAGGGATTAGCCGTTATTGTAATGGAACCAATAAGAGGTGGCAAGCTTGCTGGAGATCCGCCAGAGGCTATCAAAGAGCTTTGGAACAGTGCAAGTGTAAAAAGGACACCTGCAGAATGGGCTTTGCAGTGGGTGTGGAATCATCCTGAAGTTTCCCTTGTATTAAGTGGAATGAGCACGATGGAACAAGTGAAACAAAATATAGAAAGTGCATCAAGATCAAAAGCAAATGGTTTAACCGAGAACGAGGTAAAACTTGTAGATAAAGTCAGAGAAACTTATGAAAGGCTTTCGCCTGTAGGATGTACTGCTTGTAACTACTGTATGCCATGTCCAAATGGTGTGAATATACCTAAGAATTTTGCCGTATACAATGAAGCCCACATGTACAACAATTATGATGAAGCACTTAGAAATTATAATAACTTAAATGAAGGTAAAGCAAGTTCTTGCATAGAATGCGGAGAGTGCGAGACAAAATGCCCTCAACACTTGACAATAATTGATTATCTAAAGGATGTAAGAAGATATTTTAAAGATGCTGTTTAA
- a CDS encoding CBO0543 family protein — MWYIIFSIFTVIISLFLIDRKKLKVLIPAYLLSSVIGFSLDVIFDFTLKYYYYIDAPVPNGVLSFLMETFIGPPYGMIFIQYIPKGKIRYIIYTAAWILFLTAVEAVFHINGLLIYNRWNYFFSVITYIFTLLAITAQYKYLFKE; from the coding sequence ATGTGGTACATAATTTTTTCAATTTTTACGGTAATTATATCGCTTTTTTTGATAGACAGAAAAAAGTTAAAAGTGCTAATACCTGCGTATCTGCTTTCATCTGTGATAGGCTTTTCTTTGGATGTGATATTTGACTTTACTTTGAAATACTACTATTACATTGATGCACCTGTCCCAAATGGAGTTTTGTCATTCCTGATGGAAACATTTATAGGACCACCTTATGGCATGATTTTTATACAATACATACCAAAAGGAAAAATACGCTACATCATATACACGGCTGCATGGATATTGTTTCTGACTGCCGTTGAAGCAGTATTTCACATAAACGGGCTTCTTATTTACAACAGATGGAATTATTTCTTTTCAGTCATAACGTACATCTTCACATTGTTAGCTATAACTGCTCAATATAAATACTTGTTTAAAGAATAG
- a CDS encoding APC family permease has protein sequence MFNRLKRALIGRPLTNKAIKNEKYGVIWGLPILSSDAISSVAYAGEEILLVLLPAIGFMAYKNLLYISAAIISLLLILTFSYIQTIENYPNGGGAYIVASDNLGKTAGVVAGAALSVDYILTVAVSVSSGVDQITSAFLFLRPYSILICIAIVLILMIGNLRGIRESSRIFGVPTYAFVFGIVAMLIAGIVKIKGGYVPPTTPLKAVEPVTLFLLLRAFSNGCSALTGVEAVSNAVPNFKEPSVKRAITVLILLSSIVLISFGGISVLISMYHVTAGDKAVIIQLANEIFGRGFMFYYITATTFIILVMASNTAYSGFPLLLAIMAKEGHMPRQLNKRGDRLSYSNGIILLSVLATVLIVAFRANVTSLIGLYAIGVFISFTLSQTGMAKRWITTRSKNWVIKAIINGTGAIVTALVVVIVGITKFREGAWIVIIVIPVLVFMMLKINKHYRAVAVQLRVSPEDLQCIKISESHYRNRVIVPIESINKASIRALRYARTISEHVIAFNVSIDEESGEKIKKRYAMLNTDIPLIVKYSPFRRIVEPLLKFIESEEYNYKKGDMITVILPQFVVRKRWHNILHNKTRVYIEKELLKHKHIVVATMPLQLHDDDDIEDKCKKEQ, from the coding sequence ATGTTTAATAGACTTAAGAGGGCTTTAATAGGTAGACCACTGACAAATAAGGCTATTAAAAACGAGAAATACGGCGTAATATGGGGACTTCCTATACTGTCCAGCGATGCGATTTCTTCTGTGGCTTATGCCGGCGAGGAAATCTTATTAGTTTTGCTGCCTGCAATAGGCTTTATGGCATATAAAAATCTGCTTTATATTTCTGCCGCTATTATCAGTCTATTATTGATACTTACTTTTTCTTACATACAGACGATAGAAAACTACCCAAATGGAGGAGGCGCCTACATAGTTGCGTCTGATAACTTAGGGAAGACCGCAGGAGTAGTAGCTGGTGCTGCACTATCTGTCGACTATATTTTGACAGTGGCAGTTAGTGTGTCATCAGGTGTTGATCAGATAACATCTGCATTTTTATTTTTAAGGCCTTACTCAATACTTATATGTATCGCAATTGTGCTGATTTTGATGATAGGCAATTTGAGAGGTATACGTGAATCATCCAGAATTTTTGGTGTTCCTACGTATGCTTTTGTTTTTGGCATAGTTGCGATGCTTATTGCAGGTATTGTAAAGATAAAAGGAGGATATGTGCCTCCTACTACACCTTTAAAAGCCGTTGAACCAGTCACACTGTTCTTACTTTTAAGAGCTTTTTCAAATGGATGTTCTGCTTTGACTGGCGTTGAAGCTGTAAGCAATGCGGTGCCGAATTTTAAAGAGCCATCTGTTAAACGAGCAATTACTGTCTTGATTTTGCTATCTTCTATTGTCTTGATTTCATTTGGCGGCATATCTGTCCTTATAAGCATGTATCACGTTACTGCAGGAGACAAAGCTGTAATCATACAGTTAGCAAACGAAATATTTGGTAGAGGCTTCATGTTCTACTACATTACAGCAACAACATTTATCATATTGGTAATGGCATCTAATACTGCTTATTCAGGATTTCCACTCTTACTTGCGATAATGGCAAAAGAAGGACACATGCCGAGACAGCTTAACAAAAGAGGCGACAGGCTAAGCTATTCAAACGGCATAATATTGCTTTCAGTTTTGGCTACTGTTCTTATTGTGGCATTCAGGGCTAATGTCACTTCCTTGATAGGACTTTATGCAATTGGCGTTTTCATATCATTTACTTTGTCGCAGACAGGCATGGCAAAGAGATGGATAACAACGAGAAGCAAAAATTGGGTTATAAAGGCGATTATAAATGGTACAGGTGCTATTGTCACGGCTTTAGTTGTCGTAATTGTAGGAATAACCAAATTTAGAGAAGGTGCTTGGATCGTAATAATAGTTATACCTGTTTTGGTATTTATGATGCTTAAGATAAATAAGCATTACAGGGCTGTGGCTGTACAGCTTAGAGTAAGTCCAGAAGATCTTCAGTGCATAAAGATCTCTGAAAGTCACTATCGAAACAGAGTAATAGTGCCTATAGAGAGCATCAATAAGGCCAGTATCAGAGCGTTAAGGTATGCCAGGACGATATCTGAGCATGTCATCGCTTTTAATGTGTCTATAGATGAGGAAAGCGGTGAAAAAATTAAAAAGAGGTATGCCATGCTTAATACGGACATACCGCTTATTGTCAAATATTCACCATTTAGGAGAATCGTTGAGCCGCTTCTTAAATTTATAGAATCGGAAGAGTACAACTATAAAAAAGGAGATATGATAACAGTAATATTGCCGCAGTTTGTAGTTAGGAAAAGGTGGCACAACATTCTTCATAATAAGACGAGAGTTTATATAGAAAAAGAACTGTTAAAACACAAACACATCGTCGTTGCGACCATGCCGCTGCAGCTTCACGATGATGATGATATTGAAGATAAATGCAAAAAAGAGCAATAA
- a CDS encoding methylated-DNA--[protein]-cysteine S-methyltransferase — translation MVWDDLDTPIGTLRIYSSEDGITRIDFPNEEHLQCLRSTNSFIADCKEQLKLYFEGHLKEFSVKLDLEGTDFQKSVWRELMKIPYGFYATYGEIARRIGKPNASRAVGNALNKNPIPIIIPCHRVIGSDMTLKGFAGGLNVKSLLLQHEGIAFKK, via the coding sequence GTGGTATGGGATGACTTAGATACACCGATTGGAACGCTAAGAATATATTCAAGCGAAGATGGCATAACGAGGATAGATTTTCCTAATGAAGAACATTTACAATGTTTAAGGAGTACGAATTCATTTATAGCTGATTGCAAAGAACAGCTTAAATTGTACTTTGAGGGTCACTTGAAAGAATTTAGCGTAAAGTTAGATTTAGAAGGGACAGACTTTCAAAAATCTGTTTGGCGAGAGCTTATGAAGATACCGTATGGCTTTTACGCTACATACGGTGAAATCGCAAGAAGAATAGGTAAGCCAAATGCATCAAGAGCTGTAGGAAATGCCCTCAATAAAAATCCTATTCCGATTATCATACCGTGTCATAGGGTCATCGGTTCAGATATGACACTGAAAGGCTTTGCAGGAGGACTTAATGTCAAGTCATTACTGCTTCAACATGAAGGTATTGCATTTAAAAAGTAA
- the ltrA gene encoding group II intron reverse transcriptase/maturase, whose translation MNSKDMQRLQTTQQRGYPLNQEMEFQERAEVHSISSASKDRRNNVQRYTSNMLEMILDRENMKEAYKRVVANKGSHGVDGMEVDELLPYLKENWPTIKQQLLEGKYKPQPVLRVEIPKPDGGTRLLGIPTVLDRLIQQAIAQILSGIYDHTFSDNSYGFRPRRSAKDAVIAAEVYINEGCTWVVDIDLEKFFDRVNHDILMSKLEKRIGDKRVLKLIRRYLESGVMINGIKVATEEGTPQGGPLSPLLANIMLDELDKELERRGHKFCRYADDCNIYVKSRSAGNRVMKSIKKFIETKLKLKVNETKSAVDRPWKRKFLGFSFYTKENEVRIRIHEKSIKRFKEKVREITNRNKGISMEYRIRRLNQITTGWVNYFGLADAKGIMKALDEWIRRRLRACIWKQWKKTKTKYDNLIKLGVEKQKAWAYANTRKGYWRISNSQILNMTLTNKYFEDIGYRSLSKRYLIVH comes from the coding sequence ATGAACTCGAAAGATATGCAGAGACTGCAGACAACTCAACAAAGAGGCTATCCGCTCAATCAAGAAATGGAATTTCAAGAGAGAGCGGAAGTGCATAGTATATCATCGGCGTCAAAAGATAGAAGAAACAATGTACAAAGATACACCAGTAATATGCTTGAAATGATACTAGACCGAGAAAACATGAAAGAAGCATACAAACGAGTAGTTGCAAATAAAGGAAGCCATGGAGTCGATGGGATGGAAGTAGATGAACTTCTACCGTATCTCAAAGAAAACTGGCCGACCATAAAGCAACAATTACTGGAAGGAAAATATAAACCACAACCAGTGTTGAGAGTAGAAATACCAAAACCAGATGGAGGAACAAGACTACTAGGGATACCTACAGTACTAGACAGACTAATACAACAAGCAATAGCCCAAATACTAAGTGGAATATACGACCATACATTCTCTGATAACAGTTATGGTTTCAGACCTAGACGCAGTGCAAAAGACGCAGTAATAGCCGCAGAAGTATATATAAACGAAGGATGCACATGGGTAGTAGATATAGACTTAGAAAAGTTCTTTGACAGAGTAAACCACGACATACTAATGTCCAAATTAGAAAAGCGGATAGGAGACAAACGAGTACTGAAGCTAATACGAAGATACTTAGAATCAGGAGTAATGATAAATGGAATCAAAGTAGCAACAGAAGAAGGGACACCACAAGGAGGGCCATTAAGTCCGCTACTAGCAAACATAATGTTAGATGAACTAGACAAAGAACTAGAAAGAAGAGGACATAAATTCTGTCGATATGCAGATGATTGCAACATATACGTAAAAAGCAGGTCAGCAGGAAACAGAGTAATGAAAAGCATAAAGAAATTCATAGAAACCAAATTAAAACTAAAAGTCAATGAAACAAAAAGTGCTGTAGATAGACCATGGAAAAGAAAATTCTTAGGATTTTCGTTTTATACAAAAGAAAACGAAGTAAGAATAAGGATTCATGAAAAATCCATCAAAAGGTTTAAGGAAAAAGTAAGAGAAATAACCAATCGAAACAAGGGAATAAGCATGGAATACAGAATACGTAGATTGAATCAGATAACGACAGGATGGGTTAACTATTTTGGATTAGCAGATGCGAAAGGAATAATGAAAGCTCTTGACGAATGGATAAGGCGTAGACTAAGAGCATGTATATGGAAGCAATGGAAGAAGACAAAAACAAAGTATGACAATCTGATAAAATTAGGAGTAGAAAAACAAAAAGCCTGGGCATACGCCAATACGAGGAAAGGCTACTGGAGAATATCCAATAGCCAAATACTCAATATGACTCTTACAAATAAATACTTCGAAGACATAGGTTATAGAAGTTTATCAAAAAGGTATCTAATCGTACATTAA
- the thiT gene encoding energy-coupled thiamine transporter ThiT produces MSYIVSIFSDFTKIKPATLSIIIAILFAAFLFYILRNSVKFNAKMLVYGGLAIAISFVLSYIRFYHWPQGGSITPASMLPLFVFAYYYGAGPGIAVGMAYGMLQLIQDPYVVHWIQLLLDYPLAFGALGLAGFFKKNLSLGILVGGFGRFFSHFLSGVFFFASYAPKGMNPIVYSLLVNGILVGVEVLICFVVSIIPQVRNAIEMIKKKALA; encoded by the coding sequence ATGTCCTACATTGTAAGCATTTTTTCTGATTTTACAAAGATAAAGCCTGCCACACTTTCCATAATAATTGCGATTCTATTTGCTGCCTTTTTGTTTTACATTTTAAGAAACAGCGTGAAATTTAATGCAAAGATGCTTGTGTACGGTGGATTAGCAATAGCCATATCATTTGTATTGTCGTATATAAGGTTTTACCATTGGCCTCAAGGTGGCTCTATAACGCCAGCCAGTATGCTTCCGCTGTTTGTCTTTGCATACTATTACGGTGCAGGGCCTGGTATAGCGGTGGGAATGGCCTATGGAATGCTTCAGCTAATACAAGATCCTTATGTTGTGCATTGGATACAGCTTCTATTAGATTATCCATTGGCGTTTGGTGCCTTAGGACTTGCAGGATTCTTTAAAAAGAATTTAAGTCTGGGAATCTTAGTTGGTGGTTTTGGCAGGTTTTTTTCACATTTTCTATCAGGTGTCTTCTTCTTTGCCAGCTATGCACCAAAAGGTATGAATCCTATTGTCTATTCGCTTCTTGTTAATGGTATATTAGTAGGTGTGGAGGTCTTGATTTGTTTTGTGGTTTCTATTATTCCGCAAGTTAGAAATGCAATTGAGATGATAAAGAAAAAAGCATTAGCGTAA
- a CDS encoding phosphatase PAP2 family protein yields the protein MSGVKKLIIAEDRNVFFLLNERIKCKTLDKIMPKITHIGGPYFTILSCLLLILFGKSSVKLSAIQALTTLTSSHLVVQILKRICTRPRPYMVLPEANTFKYLLRDYSFPSGHATAIFSLAVSFSFFFPDLTIILVSLAILVSLSRIYMGLHYPSDVIIGSTVGILFSYITHMYGLMLPIL from the coding sequence GTGTCGGGAGTGAAGAAATTGATTATTGCGGAGGACAGGAATGTATTTTTCCTTTTAAATGAAAGGATAAAGTGCAAAACTCTTGATAAGATTATGCCTAAAATAACCCATATAGGAGGACCGTATTTTACGATTTTATCTTGTTTGCTGCTGATTTTGTTTGGAAAAAGCAGCGTTAAGCTTTCTGCCATTCAAGCCCTTACTACTTTGACAAGTAGCCACTTAGTTGTGCAAATTTTAAAGAGAATATGCACGAGGCCAAGGCCTTACATGGTTTTGCCTGAAGCCAATACATTCAAATATTTGTTGAGAGATTATTCTTTCCCGTCAGGTCACGCTACAGCTATATTTTCTTTGGCGGTTTCTTTTTCATTTTTCTTTCCTGATTTGACGATTATTTTAGTCAGTCTGGCTATTTTAGTGAGTCTTTCGAGGATTTACATGGGATTGCACTATCCTTCAGATGTCATAATAGGCTCTACGGTTGGTATCCTATTTTCATATATAACACATATGTATGGCTTGATGCTGCCTATTCTTTAA
- a CDS encoding ferritin-like domain-containing protein has translation MLNNIEKKYLTDLEVARLAIDIEERGYEFYTKASEKFSNDEKMRKFFDDMAKEELIHKSRFEELYNKLLDEKKGDDSLYFDIEASIYLTLLYNTSVFPSKDAVDEVLEKINKFEDAVELAIRAEKDSIIFYDEIVKDAKFDSTKKVAITLLNEEIKHFIDLSNMIKAI, from the coding sequence ATGTTAAACAATATTGAGAAAAAATATTTGACCGATTTAGAAGTTGCAAGGCTTGCTATAGATATAGAAGAAAGAGGATACGAATTTTATACAAAAGCTTCAGAGAAATTTTCTAACGACGAGAAAATGAGAAAGTTTTTTGATGACATGGCGAAAGAGGAGCTTATACATAAATCCAGATTTGAAGAGCTTTATAATAAGCTTTTAGACGAAAAGAAAGGCGACGATAGCTTGTACTTTGACATAGAGGCATCTATTTATTTAACATTGCTTTACAATACATCTGTTTTTCCATCGAAAGATGCTGTTGACGAGGTATTAGAGAAAATAAATAAATTTGAAGATGCTGTAGAATTGGCAATAAGAGCGGAAAAAGATTCCATAATATTTTACGATGAGATAGTCAAAGATGCTAAATTTGACTCTACGAAAAAAGTTGCAATAACATTATTGAATGAGGAGATAAAGCACTTCATAGATCTAAGCAATATGATAAAAGCGATATAG
- a CDS encoding MGDG synthase family glycosyltransferase: protein MDKIKILILYEDIGTGHKRTAMALKKAFEKRDGVEAFVENPLGEKFPSLSYLTTRIYLKTLKLTPELWGYLYEMERDKIERRINKLVGMSVYTFIKDYVLNLKPNAVICTHPFSCSILSHIKRDLNIPIFAILTDYDVHAYWIHHQIDGYFVGSREMKSQMNLMGVSDDKINVTGIPIDEEFYVKKDKNEMREKLGFQLDRPLVMVMGGGLGLGNIKKAVNVIQRHKDLQIAVICGLNKNLKAKIEEISDDNVFVYGHVDNVHEFMEAADVLVTKSGGLTVTEAIIKKLPMIIFDPIPGQEERNLEFLLKKRIALRIKDIEKLDKKILDLLSDKKKIDEMKERMEEIGIYNSADKVCSVVINNIKNDALKV, encoded by the coding sequence ATGGATAAAATAAAGATTTTAATACTTTATGAAGATATAGGAACTGGACATAAAAGAACGGCGATGGCTTTAAAAAAAGCCTTCGAAAAAAGAGATGGCGTTGAAGCCTTCGTGGAAAATCCACTTGGGGAGAAGTTTCCCAGCCTGTCTTACTTGACAACGAGAATTTACTTAAAGACGCTAAAATTGACACCTGAATTATGGGGGTATCTTTATGAGATGGAAAGGGACAAGATAGAAAGGCGTATAAATAAGCTGGTAGGCATGTCTGTTTATACATTTATAAAAGATTACGTGTTAAATTTAAAGCCTAACGCAGTAATATGCACCCATCCGTTTTCTTGCTCTATTCTGTCACATATAAAAAGAGATCTCAACATTCCGATATTTGCCATATTGACTGATTACGATGTCCATGCCTATTGGATACATCACCAGATAGATGGGTATTTTGTTGGATCTCGAGAGATGAAAAGTCAGATGAATTTGATGGGTGTTTCCGATGACAAAATAAATGTGACTGGCATACCTATTGATGAAGAATTTTACGTCAAAAAAGATAAAAATGAGATGAGAGAAAAATTGGGTTTTCAATTAGATAGACCATTGGTGATGGTGATGGGCGGTGGACTTGGACTGGGAAACATAAAAAAAGCCGTCAATGTTATACAGAGGCATAAAGATTTGCAGATTGCTGTAATATGTGGATTAAATAAGAATTTAAAGGCTAAAATAGAGGAGATATCGGATGATAATGTATTTGTGTATGGTCATGTAGACAACGTGCATGAATTTATGGAGGCTGCTGATGTCTTAGTAACTAAAAGTGGTGGTCTTACTGTCACCGAAGCCATAATTAAGAAATTGCCTATGATAATTTTTGATCCTATACCTGGACAAGAAGAGAGAAATCTCGAATTTTTGCTTAAAAAGAGGATTGCCTTAAGAATTAAAGATATAGAAAAGTTAGACAAAAAGATATTAGATCTCTTATCTGACAAGAAAAAGATAGATGAAATGAAGGAGCGCATGGAGGAAATTGGCATATACAATTCAGCAGACAAGGTATGCAGCGTAGTTATAAATAATATAAAGAATGATGCTTTGAAGGTGTAA